From Pantoea sp. Ep11b, the proteins below share one genomic window:
- a CDS encoding iron-containing alcohol dehydrogenase, with the protein MNINSTVISGYQALNDMRYLLQGVSAAVVVTDRNIEAIPAVQTLMGQLRDRIPQLSVVNSVPPEPSQHDVAAIMAALPHRQADMVIGIGGGSVLDVAKLLSVLCLEAAPSLDALLAGEKPQRRTRSILIPTTAGTGSEATPNAILAIPEKETKVGIISPVMLPDVVALVPELTTSMPAHIASSTGIDALCHLIECFTANVANPVSDNYALTGMKKLFASLETTLREPDNLQARLEMLWASYYGGAAIAHAGTHLVHALSYPLGGKYHLPHGVANAILLAPCMRFVRPAAVSKFAQAYDLLPDADSRLSDDEKSHALVDYFTALVERLQLPASLEALGISPDHLPFLVEAALDVQRLMKNVPMRVNADDVRAIYLTLFPSCQA; encoded by the coding sequence ATGAACATTAACAGCACGGTGATCAGCGGTTATCAGGCGCTGAACGACATGCGCTATTTGCTGCAGGGGGTGTCGGCAGCGGTGGTGGTCACGGATCGAAACATTGAGGCGATTCCGGCGGTGCAAACATTAATGGGGCAACTGCGGGATCGGATTCCGCAGTTAAGCGTGGTCAACAGCGTCCCGCCCGAGCCGAGCCAGCACGATGTCGCCGCGATCATGGCCGCGCTTCCTCATCGGCAGGCCGATATGGTAATCGGCATCGGCGGAGGCAGCGTGCTGGATGTGGCGAAGCTGCTCTCTGTGCTCTGCCTCGAGGCCGCGCCGTCGCTCGACGCCCTGCTGGCAGGTGAAAAACCGCAGCGCCGCACCCGCTCAATACTGATCCCGACCACTGCCGGAACCGGTTCTGAAGCCACGCCCAATGCGATTCTGGCTATCCCGGAGAAGGAGACCAAAGTCGGCATTATCTCTCCGGTGATGCTGCCGGATGTGGTGGCGCTGGTACCGGAACTCACCACCAGCATGCCCGCCCACATCGCCTCTTCAACCGGGATTGATGCGCTCTGCCATCTGATTGAGTGCTTCACGGCCAACGTCGCCAATCCGGTCAGCGACAACTACGCACTGACCGGCATGAAGAAGCTGTTCGCCAGTCTCGAAACCACCCTGCGTGAACCAGACAATTTACAGGCGCGTCTGGAGATGCTCTGGGCCTCTTACTACGGCGGCGCCGCCATCGCCCATGCCGGTACGCATCTGGTGCACGCCCTCTCCTATCCGCTCGGCGGCAAATATCATCTGCCACACGGGGTCGCCAACGCCATTCTGCTGGCGCCCTGCATGCGTTTCGTCCGCCCGGCCGCGGTGAGTAAGTTTGCGCAGGCCTATGATCTGCTGCCCGATGCCGACAGCCGTTTAAGCGACGATGAGAAATCCCATGCGCTGGTGGACTACTTCACCGCGCTGGTTGAGCGGCTGCAGCTGCCCGCCAGTCTCGAAGCTCTGGGCATCAGCCCGGATCACCTGCCCTTCCTGGTGGAAGCAGCACTCGACGTTCAGCGTCTGATGAAAAATGTGCCGATGAGGGTCAACGCCGACGATGTGCGTGCCATCTATCTGACCCTGTTTCCTTCCTGCCAGGCGTAA
- a CDS encoding four-carbon acid sugar kinase family protein: MDASMWKTAVLVIADDFTGANDAGSGLAQAGARVQVLFGLGTSVPDAADVLVISTDSRAVSAGQAAERVTQVVQHHAAQFQTGWLFKKIDSTLRGNVGAETAAALRASGKTLALVAPAVPRLGRTTRQGSVWVDQRLLTQTEFASDPKTPIQSARVLDQMQIEGAEIDLATLRSDRLDAVLAAAQGVVVVDAENEADLARLIAAAAQLREKPLLVGAAGLSDALGAALSLRPARPVLAVVGSMSDSAQQQIAALQQQRTVEIVEVDIAELFQQPAWPERAHWIAQAADALRAGRHTVIRTCQHRDQRHAIDALCQQHSLTRQQLGEAICRLLGEMTLSLCRAALPHALYLSGGDVAIAVAQALGASGFNIQGLVAGCVPHGVLLNSEFTLPVMTKAGGFGDANTLVAAIGFIEEKSSE; the protein is encoded by the coding sequence ATGGACGCATCAATGTGGAAAACAGCGGTGCTGGTTATTGCCGATGACTTTACCGGTGCTAACGATGCAGGCAGCGGACTGGCCCAGGCGGGTGCCCGCGTGCAGGTGCTGTTTGGCCTGGGGACGTCGGTGCCGGATGCGGCGGATGTGCTGGTGATCAGCACCGACAGCCGGGCCGTCAGTGCCGGGCAGGCGGCTGAGCGCGTCACGCAGGTGGTGCAGCACCATGCGGCTCAGTTTCAGACGGGCTGGCTGTTTAAAAAGATCGACTCCACGCTGCGCGGCAACGTCGGGGCAGAAACGGCGGCGGCGCTGCGCGCCAGCGGCAAAACCCTGGCGCTGGTGGCTCCGGCCGTGCCGCGCCTGGGCCGCACTACGCGGCAGGGCAGCGTGTGGGTCGATCAGCGTCTGCTGACGCAGACCGAATTTGCCAGCGATCCCAAAACCCCGATCCAGAGCGCCCGCGTCCTCGATCAGATGCAGATCGAGGGCGCGGAGATCGATCTCGCCACGCTGCGCAGCGATCGGCTCGATGCCGTACTGGCCGCGGCGCAGGGCGTGGTGGTGGTGGATGCCGAAAATGAGGCCGATCTGGCGCGGCTGATCGCGGCGGCGGCGCAACTGCGCGAGAAGCCGCTGCTGGTCGGGGCCGCCGGATTAAGCGATGCGCTGGGCGCTGCACTTTCGCTTCGCCCGGCCCGGCCGGTGCTGGCGGTGGTGGGGTCGATGAGCGACAGCGCCCAGCAGCAGATCGCCGCCCTGCAGCAGCAGCGGACCGTTGAGATCGTGGAGGTGGACATCGCCGAGCTGTTTCAGCAGCCCGCCTGGCCGGAACGGGCGCACTGGATCGCGCAGGCGGCCGACGCACTGCGGGCCGGTCGCCATACGGTGATCCGCACCTGCCAGCATCGCGATCAGCGCCACGCGATCGATGCGCTCTGCCAGCAGCACAGCCTGACGCGTCAGCAACTGGGCGAGGCGATCTGCCGCTTACTGGGTGAGATGACCTTAAGTCTCTGCCGCGCCGCGCTGCCGCATGCGCTCTATCTGTCAGGCGGCGACGTGGCAATTGCTGTCGCACAGGCGCTGGGAGCCAGCGGCTTCAACATTCAGGGTCTGGTGGCGGGCTGTGTGCCGCACGGGGTTCTGCTTAACAGTGAATTTACTCTGCCGGTGATGACCAAAGCGGGTGGCTTTGGTGATGCAAATACGCTGGTAGCAGCCATTGGTTTTATTGAGGAGAAGTCGAGTGAATAA
- a CDS encoding D-threonate 4-phosphate dehydrogenase, which produces MNKIIAITMGDPAGISPEIIIKSLSEGELNGIPAVVIGCASTLRRIMAMNITPQAELRVLDRVQDARFAPGIINVIDEPLADPAALKPGVVQKEAGDLAWRCVKRATELALAGEVHAIATAPLNKEAMHAAGHLYPGHTELLAHLTDTRDYAMVLYTDKLKVIHVTTHIALRKFLDTLNQTRIKTVIGMADTFLRRVGYSAPRIAVAGVNPHAGENGLFGDEEITTVAPAIQAMKAQGVDVYGPCPPDTVFLQCQEGLYDMVVAMYHDQGHIPLKLLGFYDGVNITAGLPFIRTSADHGTAFDIAWTGKAKSDSMAISIKLAMQLA; this is translated from the coding sequence GTGAATAAAATTATTGCGATCACCATGGGCGATCCGGCGGGCATCAGTCCGGAAATCATTATCAAATCACTCTCTGAAGGTGAGCTGAATGGCATTCCTGCCGTGGTGATTGGCTGTGCCAGCACGCTGCGCCGCATTATGGCGATGAACATCACGCCTCAGGCCGAATTACGGGTGCTGGATCGGGTGCAGGATGCACGCTTCGCACCGGGCATTATCAACGTCATCGATGAACCGCTGGCTGATCCCGCCGCCCTGAAACCTGGCGTAGTACAGAAAGAGGCGGGAGATCTGGCGTGGCGCTGCGTGAAGCGGGCCACCGAACTGGCGCTGGCGGGTGAGGTTCACGCCATTGCCACCGCACCGCTGAACAAAGAGGCGATGCATGCCGCCGGACATCTCTATCCCGGACATACCGAATTGCTGGCGCACCTGACCGACACCCGAGATTACGCGATGGTGCTCTACACCGATAAGCTGAAAGTTATTCATGTCACGACCCACATCGCGCTGCGCAAATTCCTCGATACGCTGAACCAGACGCGCATCAAAACGGTGATTGGCATGGCGGATACCTTCCTGCGCCGTGTCGGTTACAGCGCCCCGCGCATCGCGGTCGCGGGGGTGAATCCTCACGCCGGGGAAAACGGGCTGTTTGGCGATGAGGAGATCACCACGGTCGCGCCCGCGATTCAGGCGATGAAAGCGCAGGGCGTGGACGTTTACGGCCCCTGCCCGCCGGACACGGTGTTCCTGCAGTGCCAGGAGGGGCTGTATGACATGGTGGTGGCGATGTACCACGATCAGGGGCACATTCCGCTTAAGCTGCTGGGCTTCTATGATGGCGTCAATATCACCGCAGGCCTGCCCTTTATCCGCACCTCTGCGGACCACGGCACGGCGTTTGATATCGCCTGGACAGGTAAAGCGAAGTCTGACAGCATGGCGATCTCGATTAAACTCGCGATGCAGCTCGCTTAG
- a CDS encoding DeoR/GlpR family DNA-binding transcription regulator, which translates to MNGQSRLDQIMDYLKSHNLVTVEQLVSAISASPATIRRDLIKLDKEGVISRSHGGVTLNRFIPAQPTTLEKMQRNLAEKQAIATCAASFVRAGDAVVLDAGTTMLELARQLTHLPLRVITADLHIALFLSEFRQIEVTIIGGRIDDSSQSCVGEHGRRLLRSIYPDIAFVSCNSWSLERGITTPTEEKAGLKHDLLANAARRVLLADSSKYGSWSLFCVSPVDDLTDVVTDPRLDETVCQTLRERGITLTLSS; encoded by the coding sequence ATGAACGGACAGAGCCGTCTTGACCAGATTATGGATTATCTGAAAAGCCATAATCTGGTGACTGTTGAGCAACTGGTCAGTGCCATCTCCGCCTCACCCGCCACGATTCGGCGCGATCTCATTAAGCTGGATAAAGAGGGCGTGATTAGCCGCAGTCATGGCGGCGTCACGCTGAATCGTTTTATTCCCGCTCAGCCCACCACGCTGGAGAAGATGCAGCGTAATCTGGCTGAAAAACAGGCGATCGCGACCTGCGCCGCCAGTTTCGTGCGGGCAGGGGATGCCGTTGTACTGGATGCGGGGACGACCATGCTGGAGCTGGCGCGACAGCTTACTCATCTGCCGCTGCGGGTGATCACTGCGGATCTGCACATTGCGCTGTTTCTGTCTGAGTTCAGGCAGATTGAAGTCACCATTATTGGCGGCCGGATCGACGATTCCAGTCAGTCCTGTGTAGGTGAGCATGGCCGCCGGTTGCTGCGCAGTATCTATCCCGATATCGCCTTTGTCAGCTGTAACTCCTGGAGCCTGGAGCGCGGGATTACCACGCCCACCGAGGAGAAAGCGGGGCTGAAACACGATCTGCTGGCCAATGCGGCCCGGCGGGTCTTGCTGGCGGACAGCAGCAAATATGGCTCCTGGTCGCTGTTCTGCGTGTCACCGGTGGACGATCTGACCGATGTTGTGACCGACCCCCGGTTAGATGAGACGGTCTGCCAGACGCTGCGCGAACGCGGGATTACGCTGACACTGAGCTCCTGA
- the speD gene encoding adenosylmethionine decarboxylase: MQKLKLHGFNNLTKSLSFCIYDICYANTEAERDGYIAYIDEQYNANRLTEILTETCSIIGANVLNIARQDYEPQGASVTILVSEEPIDPRDIDNSEHPGPLPNSVVAHLDKSHICVHTYPESHPEGGLCTFRADIEVSTCGVISPLKALNYLIHQLESDIVTVDYRVRGFTRDVKGMKHFIDHEINSIQNFMSEDMKAMYDMVDVNVYQENIFHTKMLLKEFDLKHYLFNTRPEDLTPQEHKRITDLLWKEMREIYYGRNIPSVGLKTL; encoded by the coding sequence TTGCAAAAGCTAAAACTACATGGCTTCAACAACCTGACAAAAAGCCTGAGTTTTTGTATTTACGATATCTGCTATGCGAATACTGAAGCTGAACGCGATGGTTACATCGCCTATATCGATGAACAATATAACGCTAACCGTCTGACGGAAATCCTGACGGAGACCTGCTCCATCATCGGCGCTAACGTTCTGAACATCGCACGCCAGGATTATGAGCCGCAGGGTGCCAGCGTCACGATCCTGGTCAGCGAAGAGCCTATCGATCCCCGGGATATCGACAACTCGGAGCATCCTGGCCCACTGCCCAACTCGGTCGTGGCCCATCTCGATAAAAGTCACATCTGCGTTCACACCTACCCGGAAAGCCATCCGGAAGGCGGACTGTGCACCTTCCGCGCAGACATTGAAGTCTCGACCTGTGGCGTGATCTCACCGCTTAAGGCGCTGAACTACCTGATCCATCAGCTGGAGTCCGATATCGTCACCGTCGATTACCGGGTGCGCGGTTTCACCCGCGACGTGAAGGGGATGAAGCACTTTATCGATCACGAGATCAACTCGATTCAGAACTTCATGTCAGAGGATATGAAAGCGATGTATGACATGGTGGATGTGAACGTTTACCAGGAAAACATCTTTCATACCAAGATGTTGCTGAAAGAGTTCGACCTCAAACACTATCTGTTTAACACCCGCCCGGAAGATCTTACGCCGCAGGAGCATAAGCGCATTACCGACCTGCTGTGGAAAGAGATGCGTGAGATCTATTACGGCAGAAACATCCCCTCCGTGGGGCTGAAGACCCTGTAA
- the speE gene encoding polyamine aminopropyltransferase: MAHNETWYETLHAGFGQYFTVDKELYREKTAHQDLIIFENAAMGRVMALDGVVQTTERDEFIYHEMMTHVPLLAHGAAKHVLIIGGGDGAMLREVSRHPGVEKITMVEIDAGVVTFCRQYLPNHSAGAYDDPRFTLVIDDGVNFVNQTQEKFDVIISDCTDPIGPGESLFTSEFYAGCKAALNENGIFVAQNGVCFLQQDEAVNSHRKLGHYFADVSFYQAAIPTYYGGIMTFAWASDNPALRQPDIATLQARFAHAGLRCRYYTPAIHTGSFALPQYLLDALSAAC, encoded by the coding sequence ATGGCCCACAATGAGACGTGGTATGAAACCCTTCATGCCGGTTTTGGCCAGTATTTCACGGTGGATAAAGAGCTGTACCGTGAGAAGACTGCGCATCAGGATTTAATCATTTTCGAAAATGCGGCAATGGGCCGGGTCATGGCGCTGGATGGCGTCGTGCAGACCACCGAACGCGACGAATTTATCTATCATGAGATGATGACCCACGTTCCGCTGCTGGCTCATGGCGCGGCGAAGCATGTGCTGATCATCGGCGGCGGCGACGGCGCCATGCTGCGAGAAGTCTCGCGTCATCCCGGAGTCGAAAAGATCACTATGGTCGAGATCGACGCGGGCGTGGTGACCTTCTGCCGCCAGTATCTGCCGAACCACAGCGCCGGTGCCTATGACGATCCGCGCTTTACGCTGGTGATTGATGACGGGGTCAATTTCGTTAATCAGACGCAGGAGAAGTTCGATGTGATCATCTCTGACTGCACCGACCCGATTGGGCCGGGCGAGAGCCTGTTCACCTCGGAATTTTATGCGGGTTGCAAAGCGGCGCTTAATGAAAATGGCATCTTCGTGGCGCAGAATGGCGTCTGCTTCCTGCAGCAGGATGAAGCCGTGAACAGTCATCGTAAACTGGGTCACTACTTTGCGGATGTCAGCTTCTATCAGGCGGCGATCCCGACCTATTATGGCGGTATCATGACCTTTGCCTGGGCGAGTGATAACCCGGCGCTGCGCCAGCCTGATATCGCCACGCTGCAGGCGCGCTTTGCACACGCTGGCCTGCGCTGCCGCTACTATACGCCAGCGATCCATACCGGCAGCTTTGCTCTGCCGCAATATCTGTTGGATGCGTTATCTGCCGCGTGCTGA
- a CDS encoding YacC family pilotin-like protein has protein sequence MKQSIKVLLLTGLLGFSSTSFALSESEAEDLADLTAVFVYLKNDCGYQDLPDAQIRKALVFFAQQNRWDLSNYSNYNMKALGEESYRDLSGIAITNDKKCKSLARDSLSLLAYVR, from the coding sequence ATGAAGCAAAGCATCAAGGTCCTGCTGTTGACGGGACTTCTTGGCTTCTCCTCCACCAGCTTTGCCCTGAGCGAATCCGAAGCGGAAGATCTGGCCGATCTGACGGCGGTTTTCGTCTATCTGAAGAATGACTGCGGCTACCAGGATCTCCCGGACGCGCAGATCCGCAAAGCACTGGTCTTTTTCGCTCAGCAGAACCGCTGGGATTTAAGTAACTACAGCAACTACAACATGAAGGCGCTGGGCGAAGAGAGCTATCGCGATCTCAGCGGCATCGCCATTACCAACGACAAAAAGTGCAAGTCTCTGGCCCGGGACTCACTGAGCCTGCTGGCCTACGTCAGGTAA
- the cueO gene encoding multicopper oxidase CueO: protein MQRRHFLKLTAALSAAGALPLWSRSLMAASRPLLPIPSLLEPDARGSYSLTAMQGTTQWNGKAVPTWGYNGSLLGPVLKLQSGKPVTVNIHNRLREATTLHWHGLEIPGAVDGGPQAIIAPGGSRQVSFTPDQPAATCWYHPHLHGKTGHQVAQGLAGLILLEDKESGTLRLPSQWGVDDVPLIFQDKQLTREGDRIDYQLDVMRAAVGWFGDMMLTNGVQYPQHAVPRGWLRLRLLNGCNARSLQIAASDRRPLYVIASDGGLLAEPVKLDALPMLPGERFEVMIDTSDGQAFDLVTLPTEQMGMTLPPFDQPLPLVQILPLRVMASATLPDRLATLPALPSTDGLTTRWLQLMMDPQLDQQGMQALMQRYGEKAMGKGGHGHHAMPQKQAKAAEEPMPAMDHGDHSMHDMPGMAQPAGYDFRNGNKINGKAFDMTKPSFAVKLGESEKWTISGEGDAMLHPFHIHGTQFRILSENGKPPAAHRQGWKDMVNVDGGRSEVLVRFNYVAAAEHAYMAHCHLLEHEDTGMMLGFTVS, encoded by the coding sequence ATGCAACGTCGCCACTTCCTGAAACTCACCGCCGCACTGAGTGCAGCCGGAGCTTTACCGCTCTGGAGCCGTTCGCTGATGGCGGCCAGCCGCCCGCTGTTACCGATCCCCTCGCTGCTGGAACCCGATGCCCGCGGCAGCTACAGCCTGACGGCGATGCAGGGCACGACCCAATGGAATGGCAAAGCGGTGCCGACCTGGGGCTACAACGGCAGCCTGCTGGGGCCGGTGCTGAAGCTGCAGAGTGGCAAACCGGTAACGGTGAACATTCACAACCGGCTGCGTGAAGCGACGACGCTGCACTGGCACGGTCTGGAAATTCCGGGCGCAGTGGATGGCGGCCCGCAGGCGATAATTGCACCGGGTGGCTCACGGCAGGTCTCCTTTACCCCCGATCAGCCTGCGGCAACCTGCTGGTATCACCCGCATCTGCATGGCAAAACCGGGCATCAGGTGGCTCAGGGGCTGGCGGGCCTGATTCTGCTGGAGGACAAAGAGAGCGGCACGCTGCGGCTGCCCTCGCAGTGGGGCGTGGACGATGTGCCGCTGATCTTTCAGGATAAGCAGCTCACCCGGGAGGGTGACCGAATCGACTATCAGCTCGACGTGATGCGCGCCGCAGTTGGCTGGTTCGGCGACATGATGCTGACCAACGGCGTGCAGTATCCGCAGCATGCGGTGCCGCGCGGCTGGCTCAGGCTGCGCCTGCTCAACGGCTGTAACGCCCGTTCCCTGCAGATCGCCGCCAGCGATCGCCGTCCTCTCTATGTGATTGCCAGCGACGGCGGCCTGCTGGCCGAGCCGGTAAAGCTTGACGCGCTGCCGATGCTGCCGGGCGAACGCTTTGAGGTGATGATCGATACCTCGGACGGGCAGGCCTTCGACCTGGTGACGCTGCCCACAGAGCAGATGGGCATGACGCTGCCGCCGTTTGATCAGCCGCTGCCGCTGGTGCAGATCCTGCCGCTGCGGGTGATGGCGAGCGCCACGCTGCCGGATCGGCTGGCGACGCTGCCCGCGCTGCCGTCCACCGATGGCCTGACCACGCGCTGGCTGCAGCTGATGATGGACCCGCAGCTGGACCAGCAGGGTATGCAGGCGCTGATGCAGCGCTACGGTGAGAAAGCGATGGGCAAGGGCGGGCACGGGCATCACGCGATGCCGCAGAAGCAGGCGAAAGCCGCAGAGGAGCCGATGCCGGCGATGGATCACGGGGATCACAGCATGCATGACATGCCGGGTATGGCGCAGCCCGCCGGATACGATTTCCGCAACGGCAATAAGATCAACGGCAAAGCCTTCGATATGACCAAACCCTCGTTCGCCGTGAAGCTGGGTGAGAGTGAGAAGTGGACGATTTCAGGCGAAGGCGACGCGATGCTGCATCCGTTCCACATTCACGGCACGCAGTTCCGCATCCTCTCCGAGAACGGGAAACCGCCCGCCGCGCACCGGCAGGGCTGGAAAGATATGGTCAACGTGGACGGCGGGCGCAGCGAAGTGCTGGTTCGCTTCAACTATGTCGCCGCCGCCGAACACGCCTACATGGCCCACTGCCATCTGCTGGAGCATGAAGACACCGGCATGATGCTGGGCTTTACCGTGAGCTGA